DNA sequence from the Pedobacter sp. W3I1 genome:
ATCTTGAAAGGATGGATATTGAGGCACAGTTTCGATATCGATAACCATTACCTGATTGAGATCTAACGCCTTTAGCATACATAGATAGTTTTCAATTAACAATTTACAATTTTCAATTCAAAATCTTCTATGCAAACCATTAAACATTACAACTATATTTATAAGTTTGCTTATGGCGAAAAGTAAATTCGAGCAATCTTTAATAGATGGCGCTCACCAAAAGCTTCAAAGCTTAATTGGTAACTGGAAAGGTACAACCAAAACCTGGTTCGAAAAAGACGTGCTGGCAGATGAATCTCTATCTGAAGCAAAAATTACTGCTATCCTGGGTAACCGTTTTATTTCTTTTGATTACCAGGGAAGTTTGGAAGGAAAAGCTTTTGAAGGCAAAATGATTATTGGTTTCGATATTCCTTACCAAAGATTTACGATAAGTTGGATCGATAGCTTTCACATGGGGACACAAATCATGCTTTCGAGTGGTGAAGCTACGTCAAATGGCTTTTCAGTTGTTGGTGAATATGGTAGTCCGGAATATGGCGAACAGCTTTGGGGCTGGAGAACAACACTGGAAATTATCAATGCAGATGAAATTATATTAACCGCATATAACGTTTCGCCGGAAGGGGAAGAAGCAAAAGCTACGGAGACGATTTATAAGAGAAAGTAAATATTGTTGGTCGGGATTTGTAATCGCGACTTTCGAATTCTTTAAGTGGATTGAAAATCCACAACTCATTCAGACGAGATTGCAAATCTCGACCAACAGTAGGAGATGGATCGTCATTTCGACCGCAGTGGAGAAATCTTTGAACTATGTTAAAAGATTTCTCCATTCCGCTTTGCTCCAGTCGAAATGACGACCAATTTTAGAATCTGTCATTGGTAACTTTATTGGGAACCCCTAAGCGCTCATCGAAGATAATCTTAAGTCCCATGTCAAAGCATTAAGATTCCCGCATGCGCGAGAATGACGTACCGTAAAAAAACTAAAATAAACTTGGGGAAGCCTGATTGGCCATAACCGGAATTTTTAAACCAGTCCCAACAGCTTTATTCAGTTTCTCTGTAAAATAAGCAGAAAATAGCGGAGAGGAAAGCTCTACATTTTGATGGACAAAGAAATACAGGTTTTGTAATCCCTGTTCTTTCCAGCTCACAATTCTTTCAATCCAATCGTCTAAGCGTCTTTTATCAATTTCATCATCATTGGCGCCAACAAAACGCACAAAGGCCGTAGGTGAGGTTAAACGCATGTGCAGCATGTCTCTTCTTCCCGCTGTATCTACAATAATATTCGCCACACCATTTTCCTGAAACAATTGCGCAAACTCATTGGCAATGGCTGGATTTGAGAACCATTCGCCATTTCTCACTTCAACACCCAAAGGAATTACTTTTGGAAACTCATTGATTACTATTTTTAACCTTTCGAAATCTTTAGGTTTAAAATTATCGTGTAATTGAAGGAAAGCCATGCCCAGTTTATCTTCAAAATTACTGATGGCATCGCAATACTGCTCTACAGGTTCTTTAACGTTGATTAACCTTTTAAAGTGACTGATGGTATTGGTCAGTTTTGGAAAAAACTTAAAATCTGCAGGTGTTTTTTGCGTCCAGGTGATTACCTGTTCGCGGGTAGGCATGCCGTAGAAAGTAGCATTTAACTCAATTGAATTAAATTGAGTGGAATAATAAGTCAGTTCGTCTTTTGTTCCTTTTGGATAAAAGCCCTTTAAATCAGCCTTATTCCATTTGGCACAACCCACGTAAGCCTGGAAAGATTGTTTAGGTTTATTTGCTGCTAAAATTGCCGCTGTTTCAGGAGCATCAGCAGGAAGGGTGAAATCTATAATCGAAGGATCGTCTACTTTACCGAATTGCATTTGTTGAAGGTTTTAGGTGTAAGGTAAAAGGTTTAAGGCAAAAAAATACCCTAGTTAATTTAACTAAGGTATTTAATATTGTAAAAATAAGAAACTTGTTCTTTGCTTTGGCTTATTGTGGAAAGTTTATGTTTTTCATATCTCCAAACTGAAAACTTGCAACTGCAAACTGACCTAGTAACCCAGAATCTTCAATACTTGCTTACTGTTCTGTTCCTCTCCAAAAACCTCAAAATTGAAACTTTCATCGCGGTTTCTGCGAATTAATACATGTTTAGGGCTTGGCAATAAACAGTGGTGAATGCCACCATAACCGCTCAATACCTCCTGGTAGGCACCCGTATGGAAGAAACCTAAGTATTGTACTTTACGCGTTTTCGGCATAAATACACTGTTCATATGTGCTTCCTGGTTGTAATAGTCCTGCCCGTCGCAGGTAATGCCACCTAAGTTTACCCGTTCATATTCAGCGTCCCAATTATTAACTGGTAACAGGATATATTTTTGGTTCAATGCCCAAACATCAGGTAAATTGGTAATGAAAGAACCATCTAACATTAACCAACGCTCACGGTCGTTCTGTTGTTTACGGCCCAATACTTTATATAGAATTCCGGAAGCCTCGGCAACTGTATATTTCCCAAATTCAGTAATAATATCTGGTTCCATTACCTCGTGGATGGCACAGATTTCTTTAATCCTTTTTACAATTTCGTTTACCATGTATTCGTAATCGAAATCAAACACCAACGAATCTTTAAATGGCATACCACCACCAATATCAAGGGTGTCCAAATCAGGATTGATTTTTTTGAACTTGCAATACAGCGTTACATATTTCTCTAACTCGTTCCAGTAGTATGGCGAATCGGTAATACCCGAGTTAATGAAAAAGTGTAATAATTTAACTCTGAAATTAGGATTATGAACGATTTTGTTGTTGTAAAAATCGATAATATCTTCCATACGTACGCCTAAACGTGAAGTATAGAACTGCGAATCTGGCTGCTCTTCAGCAGCAATACGGATACCTAAATTACAGGGGGTATCGATATCTACTTCATCATCAAAAAGGTTAAATTCCTCTTTATTGTCTAAAACAGGGATAATATTGGTATAACCATCGTGCAACATATCAATGATATATTGTTTGTACTGGTAGGTTTTAAAGCCGTTACAGATAATGGTAGTATCTTTCGTTAATACCCCTTTTTTCTCTAAAGCGTCAACCATCGGCATATCAAAAGCCGAAGAAGTTTCCAGGTGGATGTTATTTTTTAAAGCTTCTTCTACAATATGCTTAAAATGCGAGCTTTTTGTACAGTAGCAATATTTGTAATCGCCACGATAATTGTTCTTTAAAATAGCGGTTTGGAAAAGAATCTTCGCCTGCTGAATCTTCTTACTTACCATGGGTAAATACGTGAAACGTAGGGGAGTACCGTAAGTTTCAATCATTTCCATCAGGTTTAAATCCTGAAAATATAATTCATCATCTATAACATCGAAACCCTCTTGCGGGAAACCAACACTTAGATCAAGAAATTCTGAGTAACTCTGCATTTACTTTTAAATAATTTTTGCAAAAGTGTAATTTTAAATCGAGAATTAAACGGTATTGAAAATATTTTTACTGTAAGGAAACGCTTAGCCTAGCGACAAAAAACCAGTAGAAATTGTTTTTAGCAAAAAATTGGCCTGGCTATTTTGTTAACTATCTGTAAAACAATTAGTAATAGAGGTGGGGTTAAGGATTTGGAAAGCAAGTTCCTATTTTTATAGGTTGGGGTTGGTCTTGCTCTCCACTTTACTCGTTGCACTCGTGTTCGTTCCGATCAGGTTTATTGATGTAGGTCGGTGCATCTATTTAAGGTTTAATAGCGAGCGGCTAATCAATTATAGTTAATTCATTAATTGATTGATATTTATGAGGCTGTATCATAAATATAAAATTGTCATCCTGAGGGTTAATTTATCGCATAAAATCAATATTAATGGCATGGTTTTAAGGAATGATTACCCTCGGGCTTTTGTCATTCCCAGAGGTCAGTTTTTTAGCAAAAAACAAAGGAGTTGGGTGACAGGTAAGATAAATCGTCATCTCGACCGCCGTGGAGAGATCTTTTAACATAGTCCAAAGATCTCTCCACTCCGCATTTGCTTCGGTCGAGATGACGCCAATTTTAGAATCTGTCATTGGTAACTCAATTGGGAACCACGAAGTGCTCATCGCAGATAATCTTAATGCAAGCGCTTTAAGATTCCCGCCTGCGCGAGAATGACGACCACACTAACGGATTCTGTCAATGATAGCCTGTCGAAGGACCTGTTTAAATGCCCCAGTAAAGCGTTCGACTACTTGTACCGATTTATTTGGGAAGCTCAATGTGACAAGTTTGAATGGAATCACAAATATAATACTGTCGAAAGACCTGTTTAAATGCCCCAGTAAAGCGTTCGACTACTTGTACCGATTTATTTGGGAAGCTCAATGTGACAAGTTTGAATGGAATCACAAATATAATACAGGCTCTGGGGCCAAATAGAATCTTATCCTTTGCGGAGGTATTTGGTTAGAATTACAATAGTCTGTCCTTCAACCTTACCTTCAATTTGTTCGATGTTATCATGAACTAACCGGATGTTTTTAACTACAGTACCCAATTTAGCGCTCAAAGTTGAGCCTTTAACATCTAAAGTTTTAACCAAAACCACGGTATCGCCTTCAAATAAGCGCGTGCCATTGCTGTCCTGATGAAATTCTACCGTACCATCTTGCTCATGGTCGCCGGTTTTTTTAGCCCATTCTAACGTTTCATCTTCAAGGTATAAAATATCCAGACTATCTGCTGCCCAGACTTCATTTCTTAACCTGCTCAACATTCTCCACGCAACAACCTGTACGGGGGCAAATTCCGACCACATGGTTTCAGTTAATATTTTCCAGTGGCTAGGGGCAAGCTGTTCCGTTTTTTCAATCTGGTCTAAGCAGGTTTTACAAACTAAAATGCTGTTATCGCTATTGGCATTGCTGGTTGGCGGTACTTCGTACACCGATAAATGGGTTTCAGCGGTGCATAATTCGCATTTATTACCTGAACGGGTTTGTAATTCTTGTGTTAAAGACATATTGATACTGGATTTTTGGCGAAAGTAATAAAACTAATCGGAATCACGCGGATCGTCATTTCGACCGTACTGTTCCAAAGGAATTCCTTTAGAGGAGAAATCTTTTAGAAGTTTTGTTTGATAGAAAAAGAAATAAATGCTTGCCGATCATCTGTTTTTATCGGTTTGGATTAGTCCTGCTCTCCACTTTACTCGTTGCACTCGTATTCGTTCCGATCAGGTTTATTTAAGTTGGGAAGGTGCTGCTATTGAAGGTTTAATAGCGAGTGCATCTGTCGAATGGGTTTTCTGTGCTCTCCTAGATTGGGTGGCAAGAAATACAATGGTTCGTGGAGACACGAACCACGGCGTTTGAAAAAGAAATAAATGCTTGCTGATCATTTGGAAAGCAGGTTCCTGTTTTTATTGGTTTGGGTTAGCCCTGCTCTCCACTTTACTCGTTGCGCTCGTGTTCGTTACGATCAGGTTTATTTAAGTTAGGCTGGTGCTGCTAATGAAGGTTTAATAGCGAGTGCATCTATCCTGGGTTTTCCGTGCTATCCGGGATTCCGTGGCAAAAAATACAATGGTTCGTGGAGACACGAACCATGGCGAGCGAGTGAGGTAATTATTATATTATTTTAGGAATGACAGGTTAAGATAAATCGTCATTTCGACCTTAGTGGAGAAATCTTTAAACTATCTAATAAATAGAGTTCAAAGATTTCTCTCCCGAAGGTTCGGGACTGCGCTCCAGTCGAAATGACGACTGATTTTTACAACATTTCATTAATAACTCATTCCCATGATTGTTGGCTCACCAGTTAATCTTTTATAGCTACGATTTACTTGGCAAATGTATCTCAGCCAGCATGCATCTTGCGCTGCCTCCACCATTTTTTTCGATGGTGTAAAGCGGAGCATAAATAATCTTGCTATATTGTTGTAATGCAGCAATCTGCTCAGCAGTTAGGGATAGGTATGCCTGTTCAGACATTACCAACAAGCTCTTGTTATCGGCATTGCTAACTTGCAGCATGTTGCCTGCAAATTTGTTCATCTGCTCCAGGCTGATTTCGATGATTTCTTTTCCACTGCCTTTTAAGCTAATGGTAACCTTTAATTTTTCTTCTGGATCTTTAATCGAATCCAGGCAGATTACAGCAAAACGGTCGCCGATGCACATCATTACATTGGTATGGTAAATCGGGAAATTAGATCCATCAACCGCCTGGAATGCCACTGGTTTATATCCGGTAAGCATGCAAAAATTATTCAGCACTTCTTCATCAGTGCGCACACTCAGACAGGTGTAAGCAATTTTATTGGTACGGTCTAAAACCATGCTTCCAGTGCCCTCTAAAAATGCATGTTGATGTTCATAAAAGCTCAAATCGCTGATGTGGTTAACTTCGAATTTTTCTTTTAAATCCTCCAATATTTCCTTCCTGCGTTCTAACCTGCGGTTTTCAGAAAACATTGGATAAAGATATACTGAGCCATCTTCGTGGAAGGAAACCCAGTTGTTCGGAAAAATAGAATCAGGCGTTTCAGGCTGTAAAGTATCGTCTACTACCGTTACATCAACATTGTTTTGCCGGAGTAAATCAACAAAGGCATCGAACTCTTTTAAGGCCGCTGTTTGTACATTGGTTTCGGTTGTTGCAATTTGAAACTTATTATTTCCCGCTGTTTGCTCGTTGAATTTAAAATCAACGGGGCGGATCATTAAAATATGATTGGTTGTTTGCATTTTTATTTTTCTTATGCGTCATCCTGAATTTATTTCAAGATCTGAATACGGAGATCCTGAAATAAATTCAGGATGACGGGTCGCTAATTACAAATTGTCCCTTAATACCGGTAAACTCATACAATGGAAACCGCCACGGGCACGAGATAGTTCTGCCGAAGGCATTAAAATCAAAGTATCGGTTATGGTTTCAGCATTTACTTTGCCACTTTCTAAATCCTGGATCAGGTCTTTAACATCCACCACATCAAAGCCAGCAGCTTTAAAGGCTTCAACCGTTTTATCGTTTCTATCGTAACCTAAAACAACCCCTTCTTTAATGGCTAAAAGGTTGCAGGAATCGGTCCATTGCTCTCTCGAATCGTAAGGGAACTGGTTGTTTCCGCTGTAGATGATTTTGGTAGGTTCGGTACTTTTTAAATCGTTCTGACTAATATCGTTTAACAAAGCTTCTACATGTTCGAAATGTTTCGGCTCTTGTGGATTGGCTTTTGTAAACTGAATGGCAGTGGTCGCCTCCAATTTTTCGGGCTCTTTTAAAAAGTTAATCGGTTCGTAAGGATTATATTTAGGCGAATGGGCAATGGAATTTAAAATTACCCAGGTATTGCGTTTAACCTGTGTAAAAACAGTGTCCAGGTGCATATAATCACGTTTGCTCGGTATTTTTACCACCGTAACTTTTTCTACCACATTCTGATCGAACAATAACTTAATCGCTTCGTTGGCACCATGTTCTGATGTCCGTTCACTACAGCCAATTAATACGTGGTTGGGGCTCACCATCATCACGTCGCCACCTTCTAAAGTGGTGCTGAAAGCAGGTTCATCGCCTGGGCGTAAAAAATGCATGGTCACATCCGGAATCTCCAGAATGTTGTTGCGATATTCTTCGAACAAAGGGTGGTTAAAGAAAATATAACGCATTAAAAGTGTTTCGCGCACACGGGCTTTTTTTGCCGGTTTGTTTAACAGGATATGGTTGTTAATGGTGGTACCCACATCCCTGGTGAAAATTAAATTGGGGATTGGCGCAAAAATCATCGTATCGTTGGCCAATGTTCCAGAGATAAAAATCTCTGCCAATTGTTTCGGATCGGTATTGGTTAATTCTAACTGTACTTTATAGGTACAGCCTTCGATGGCACAAACAGCCGCTACCAGTTTTTTACGGATAGATTCGTTCTCCAGCATTTCACTTAACAGGTTCTGAATCTCAATTACGGATGTAGAATTATGGAAATCGGGGTGGTTGGGTTTATAAAAATTACGGTTGGACGCTTCTGAATCTATTTCGGCGAGTTTTCCTTTAATTTTTTCAGGATCAAGAAAATACATCAACAGTTTAAT
Encoded proteins:
- a CDS encoding DUF1579 domain-containing protein, which produces MAKSKFEQSLIDGAHQKLQSLIGNWKGTTKTWFEKDVLADESLSEAKITAILGNRFISFDYQGSLEGKAFEGKMIIGFDIPYQRFTISWIDSFHMGTQIMLSSGEATSNGFSVVGEYGSPEYGEQLWGWRTTLEIINADEIILTAYNVSPEGEEAKATETIYKRK
- a CDS encoding DUF72 domain-containing protein, with protein sequence MQFGKVDDPSIIDFTLPADAPETAAILAANKPKQSFQAYVGCAKWNKADLKGFYPKGTKDELTYYSTQFNSIELNATFYGMPTREQVITWTQKTPADFKFFPKLTNTISHFKRLINVKEPVEQYCDAISNFEDKLGMAFLQLHDNFKPKDFERLKIVINEFPKVIPLGVEVRNGEWFSNPAIANEFAQLFQENGVANIIVDTAGRRDMLHMRLTSPTAFVRFVGANDDEIDKRRLDDWIERIVSWKEQGLQNLYFFVHQNVELSSPLFSAYFTEKLNKAVGTGLKIPVMANQASPSLF
- a CDS encoding arginine decarboxylase, which gives rise to MQSYSEFLDLSVGFPQEGFDVIDDELYFQDLNLMEMIETYGTPLRFTYLPMVSKKIQQAKILFQTAILKNNYRGDYKYCYCTKSSHFKHIVEEALKNNIHLETSSAFDMPMVDALEKKGVLTKDTTIICNGFKTYQYKQYIIDMLHDGYTNIIPVLDNKEEFNLFDDEVDIDTPCNLGIRIAAEEQPDSQFYTSRLGVRMEDIIDFYNNKIVHNPNFRVKLLHFFINSGITDSPYYWNELEKYVTLYCKFKKINPDLDTLDIGGGMPFKDSLVFDFDYEYMVNEIVKRIKEICAIHEVMEPDIITEFGKYTVAEASGILYKVLGRKQQNDRERWLMLDGSFITNLPDVWALNQKYILLPVNNWDAEYERVNLGGITCDGQDYYNQEAHMNSVFMPKTRKVQYLGFFHTGAYQEVLSGYGGIHHCLLPSPKHVLIRRNRDESFNFEVFGEEQNSKQVLKILGY
- a CDS encoding alkylphosphonate utilization protein — encoded protein: MSLTQELQTRSGNKCELCTAETHLSVYEVPPTSNANSDNSILVCKTCLDQIEKTEQLAPSHWKILTETMWSEFAPVQVVAWRMLSRLRNEVWAADSLDILYLEDETLEWAKKTGDHEQDGTVEFHQDSNGTRLFEGDTVVLVKTLDVKGSTLSAKLGTVVKNIRLVHDNIEQIEGKVEGQTIVILTKYLRKG
- the ctlX gene encoding citrulline utilization hydrolase CtlX gives rise to the protein MQTTNHILMIRPVDFKFNEQTAGNNKFQIATTETNVQTAALKEFDAFVDLLRQNNVDVTVVDDTLQPETPDSIFPNNWVSFHEDGSVYLYPMFSENRRLERRKEILEDLKEKFEVNHISDLSFYEHQHAFLEGTGSMVLDRTNKIAYTCLSVRTDEEVLNNFCMLTGYKPVAFQAVDGSNFPIYHTNVMMCIGDRFAVICLDSIKDPEEKLKVTISLKGSGKEIIEISLEQMNKFAGNMLQVSNADNKSLLVMSEQAYLSLTAEQIAALQQYSKIIYAPLYTIEKNGGGSARCMLAEIHLPSKS
- a CDS encoding arginine deiminase family protein, with protein sequence MIEQNPNFKVNVNTEIGRLRKLLIHSPDSGLGKVVPSKAQDWLFEDIVHLDTIRKGEYDYYIKLLMYFLDPEKIKGKLAEIDSEASNRNFYKPNHPDFHNSTSVIEIQNLLSEMLENESIRKKLVAAVCAIEGCTYKVQLELTNTDPKQLAEIFISGTLANDTMIFAPIPNLIFTRDVGTTINNHILLNKPAKKARVRETLLMRYIFFNHPLFEEYRNNILEIPDVTMHFLRPGDEPAFSTTLEGGDVMMVSPNHVLIGCSERTSEHGANEAIKLLFDQNVVEKVTVVKIPSKRDYMHLDTVFTQVKRNTWVILNSIAHSPKYNPYEPINFLKEPEKLEATTAIQFTKANPQEPKHFEHVEALLNDISQNDLKSTEPTKIIYSGNNQFPYDSREQWTDSCNLLAIKEGVVLGYDRNDKTVEAFKAAGFDVVDVKDLIQDLESGKVNAETITDTLILMPSAELSRARGGFHCMSLPVLRDNL